A stretch of Paenibacillus peoriae DNA encodes these proteins:
- a CDS encoding ABC transporter permease: protein MKKIRLSFQGSLLAGGVLFGLIVLLGLLAPWVAPHDPLQVDLLNRLAPPSRKYPFGTDHLGRDVLSRLIYGIRTSVLIACAITVATLCFSLPIGLLIGYVRGRVDQLVMRGIDGVLAFPDIILTVAIVGILGPGFVNMTLAIIAVRWAGYVRYIRSLVQKACQEDYVRYARLSGNSHVRILSRYVLPQALPQLLVYAVWDIGRVVLMIAGLSFLGLGVQPPKPEWGVMLHDATSYFQVAPHVMIFPGLAIMLFVLACQLLGDRFSEKGAAK, encoded by the coding sequence ATGAAAAAGATACGGCTTTCCTTTCAAGGGAGCTTGCTGGCAGGAGGCGTACTGTTTGGTCTGATCGTGCTGCTTGGGTTATTGGCTCCATGGGTCGCTCCTCACGATCCTCTCCAAGTGGACCTTTTGAACCGTCTGGCACCACCCAGCCGGAAATATCCTTTCGGTACGGATCATCTGGGCCGGGATGTGCTATCACGGCTCATTTACGGGATTCGGACGAGCGTGCTAATCGCATGTGCAATTACTGTAGCTACGCTGTGCTTCAGTCTGCCTATAGGGTTGCTTATTGGTTATGTGCGCGGACGCGTGGACCAGCTGGTTATGCGAGGAATCGACGGCGTACTGGCTTTTCCTGATATTATTTTAACAGTGGCAATTGTCGGTATTTTGGGTCCGGGTTTTGTTAACATGACCCTTGCCATTATTGCGGTACGGTGGGCGGGCTATGTCCGATATATCCGTAGTCTGGTTCAAAAAGCTTGTCAGGAGGACTACGTTCGGTATGCCCGTTTATCCGGCAATTCACACGTACGTATACTGAGCCGTTATGTATTGCCACAAGCGTTGCCGCAATTGTTGGTTTATGCGGTATGGGATATCGGACGCGTGGTGCTGATGATCGCTGGGCTGTCCTTTCTTGGACTGGGTGTACAGCCGCCCAAGCCAGAGTGGGGCGTGATGCTGCATGATGCCACCTCATATTTTCAGGTGGCTCCGCACGTCATGATTTTCCCGGGCTTGGCGATTATGCTATTCGTACTTGCCTGCCAGCTTTTGGGCGACCGCTTTTCGGAAAAGGGGGCGGCCAAATAG
- the nikB gene encoding nickel ABC transporter permease — protein MIRFILERVAQLLIIVFVVSTLTFVLMRLAPGDPATILLTAHNIPASEEALTTLRKELGLNEPLHIQYVNWLRDVFTGHWGTSYVSKESVLAELWNRLPATVELAAAGFAVMTVLTLGLGLAASLKISGPLDRLGRLFALLGSSIPSFWFGFLLIYLFSVRLGWLPSMGREDWTHLVLPALTLGAGLGAVQARVLRAQMLELGDRNFVKAAKARGFSRMHILFFEIFRHAVLPIITLLGTNLSFMLAGNVIVETIFSWPGLGKYFIDAITQRDYPVIQGYVIFAVFLIVGVQCLVDVVQTAIDPRLRLR, from the coding sequence ATGATTCGTTTTATACTGGAACGTGTGGCGCAGCTGCTCATTATTGTATTCGTTGTATCCACGCTGACTTTTGTACTGATGCGGCTGGCCCCTGGAGACCCTGCTACCATTTTGCTCACCGCGCATAATATCCCTGCCTCTGAGGAGGCGTTGACGACGCTACGAAAGGAACTGGGCTTAAACGAACCGCTTCATATTCAATATGTGAACTGGCTGCGGGATGTGTTCACAGGGCATTGGGGCACTTCGTATGTATCCAAGGAGTCGGTGCTAGCCGAACTGTGGAACAGACTTCCTGCTACTGTGGAGCTAGCTGCTGCGGGCTTCGCCGTCATGACGGTGCTTACGCTGGGGCTGGGGCTGGCTGCCTCGCTGAAAATCAGCGGCCCACTGGATCGTCTGGGCAGGCTGTTCGCCCTGCTGGGATCGTCGATCCCCTCTTTTTGGTTTGGTTTTCTGTTGATCTATCTATTCTCCGTTCGCTTGGGCTGGCTCCCATCCATGGGAAGGGAGGACTGGACACATCTAGTGCTCCCAGCGCTGACTCTTGGCGCAGGTTTGGGAGCTGTGCAAGCACGCGTACTGCGCGCTCAAATGCTGGAGCTGGGTGACCGGAATTTTGTGAAAGCAGCGAAGGCTCGAGGCTTTTCCCGTATGCATATCTTGTTTTTTGAGATATTTAGGCATGCGGTTCTGCCTATAATTACACTGCTAGGTACCAATCTATCATTTATGCTGGCAGGTAATGTGATTGTAGAGACCATTTTTTCATGGCCGGGGTTGGGCAAGTATTTTATAGATGCGATTACACAGCGAGATTATCCGGTGATTCAGGGGTATGTTATTTTTGCCGTATTTTTAATTGTAGGAGTTCAGTGTTTGGTGGATGTGGTCCAGACGGCGATAGATCCGAGGCTGCGTTTGCGTTAA
- a CDS encoding ABC transporter substrate-binding protein — protein MISNRSRRSWLICTGVMLLLAVMALSGCASNRTSDSSGKGENASAQQTATDKKLVMAYTWKPSGVDPHGDNSWDVMRSGAGETLVRLNEKLEPVAWLAKEWKQDSPTVWTFSLQDKVTFHNGKSMGAASVKASLLRSIEKSHLAKDLLNVKSIDVSGPLALKITTNQPNAALVSNLADPSTIVLDVASMKDEQSYPAMTGAFKIKAFNKDQSLVVERYDGYWGEKARLAEATMKFITDGNSRLMALQSGEVDVATDIPVDNAEVLKKNDRLQVLSAPSLRTHMIVYNMESPVFKDAANRKVVDSLIPRASIVSAVMRGFSTEASSPFPSILPFGKIERKALDGTAGQLLTKDGWQKDAQGTWTKQGKPFEVTLLTFPQRPELSVMAEVIQSQLLKEGIQVKIRKVENIDEALTKNDWDFAMYSMLTAHTGEPQYFMDMFYSSKSEANVSRYSSKPLESILNSLKLAKDTAQRNAMTLQALDIINTDLPQSFIVHPDNVFGVKKGVEGFTPHPIEYYYITAQSDIAE, from the coding sequence ATGATTAGCAATCGTAGCAGGCGTTCATGGTTGATATGTACAGGGGTGATGCTGCTGCTGGCAGTTATGGCTCTTTCGGGATGTGCCAGCAATAGGACGTCGGATAGCTCCGGCAAGGGTGAGAACGCGTCAGCACAACAAACAGCGACAGATAAAAAGCTGGTAATGGCGTATACATGGAAACCGTCAGGCGTTGACCCGCATGGAGATAATAGCTGGGATGTGATGCGATCCGGTGCAGGTGAGACACTGGTACGTTTGAATGAAAAGCTGGAGCCTGTGGCTTGGCTGGCAAAGGAGTGGAAGCAGGATAGCCCTACAGTTTGGACGTTCAGCTTGCAGGATAAAGTCACTTTTCATAATGGAAAAAGTATGGGTGCAGCAAGTGTAAAAGCGTCTTTGTTACGCTCTATTGAGAAAAGCCATCTGGCGAAGGATTTACTGAATGTGAAGTCCATTGATGTAAGCGGCCCGCTGGCCTTGAAGATCACGACAAACCAGCCAAATGCGGCGTTGGTGTCCAATCTAGCTGATCCATCGACGATTGTACTGGATGTGGCATCAATGAAAGATGAGCAGAGTTACCCAGCGATGACAGGCGCCTTTAAAATCAAAGCGTTCAACAAGGACCAATCCTTGGTCGTAGAGCGTTATGACGGATATTGGGGCGAGAAGGCACGATTGGCTGAAGCGACGATGAAGTTCATTACGGACGGGAATTCGCGCCTGATGGCGCTGCAATCCGGCGAGGTGGATGTAGCGACGGATATTCCGGTTGATAACGCAGAGGTACTGAAAAAGAACGACAGGCTACAAGTGCTGTCGGCTCCGTCCTTGCGCACCCATATGATCGTGTACAATATGGAATCGCCAGTATTCAAGGATGCGGCGAACCGTAAGGTGGTGGACAGCCTGATTCCACGCGCATCGATTGTGAGCGCCGTCATGAGGGGCTTCAGTACGGAAGCAAGCAGTCCGTTCCCGAGCATTCTTCCCTTCGGTAAAATTGAACGTAAAGCGCTGGACGGAACGGCGGGGCAGTTGTTAACAAAGGATGGCTGGCAAAAGGACGCCCAAGGGACATGGACTAAGCAAGGCAAGCCGTTCGAGGTTACGCTGCTGACTTTCCCTCAGCGTCCGGAACTCTCTGTTATGGCTGAGGTCATCCAAAGCCAATTGCTGAAAGAGGGAATCCAGGTCAAGATTCGCAAGGTGGAAAATATCGACGAGGCGTTGACCAAAAATGATTGGGATTTTGCTATGTACAGCATGCTTACTGCTCATACAGGAGAGCCGCAATATTTTATGGACATGTTTTATTCTTCGAAAAGCGAAGCCAATGTAAGCCGTTATAGTTCCAAACCGCTAGAGAGTATTCTGAACAGCTTAAAGTTGGCGAAGGATACAGCGCAGCGTAATGCCATGACACTACAAGCGCTGGATATCATCAATACGGATTTGCCACAGTCGTTCATTGTGCATCCTGATAATGTGTTTGGTGTGAAAAAAGGGGTGGAGGGTTTTACACCCCATCCGATCGAGTATTACTACATTACAGCGCAATCCGATATTGCGGAATAA
- a CDS encoding nucleobase:cation symporter-2 family protein, which translates to MLSKQKLFALGFQHVMAMYAGAIAVPLIVGGALHLTPAQMAYLVAADLFTCGIATLLQIMGTRFFGSRLPVILGCTFTAVGPIIAIASTSNLATAYGAIILSGIFVVLAAPLYGKLLRFFPTVVTGSVVTIIGLSLIPVAMNNVAGGQGSADFGQPRNLLLALVTLLVILLVNRLAKGFMRSISVLIGLFAGTVVAYAMGMVHFAPVADASWVSVAQPFYFGKPEFSIMAVCTMIIVNIVSMVESTGVYLAVGKAIDQKVEQKQIVNGLRSEGLAIMLGGIFNAFPYTAFSQNVGLISLTRVKSRNVIFAAGGIMVVLGLLPKLAALTTVIPNAVLGGAMIVMFGSVAASGMSILSEVDLRKESNLLIAACSIAVGLGSAVLPQMFDQLPSFAKMLLQNGIVSGSITAIVLNIVLTRKQGESVKSVTVQEVPQKV; encoded by the coding sequence ATGTTAAGTAAACAAAAGTTATTCGCACTGGGCTTCCAGCATGTCATGGCGATGTACGCTGGAGCCATTGCTGTACCTCTAATTGTAGGGGGAGCATTGCACCTAACTCCAGCCCAGATGGCTTATTTGGTGGCTGCCGATCTGTTCACTTGCGGGATTGCTACGTTATTACAAATTATGGGCACACGCTTTTTCGGTAGTAGACTGCCTGTCATTTTAGGCTGTACGTTCACGGCAGTAGGGCCTATCATCGCGATTGCTTCGACCTCAAATTTGGCGACAGCGTACGGTGCCATTATTTTGTCTGGTATATTCGTGGTGCTTGCGGCACCGCTGTATGGCAAGCTGCTACGCTTTTTCCCGACGGTCGTTACGGGTTCGGTCGTTACAATTATCGGTCTATCCCTTATTCCGGTGGCGATGAACAATGTAGCAGGTGGCCAGGGCAGCGCGGATTTTGGACAGCCGCGTAATTTGCTGCTGGCGCTGGTTACATTATTGGTTATTCTGCTTGTGAATCGGTTAGCAAAGGGCTTTATGCGCTCGATTTCCGTGCTCATCGGTCTGTTTGCAGGCACGGTGGTTGCTTATGCGATGGGAATGGTGCATTTTGCTCCCGTGGCAGATGCGTCATGGGTGAGTGTTGCGCAGCCATTTTATTTTGGTAAGCCAGAGTTTAGCATTATGGCAGTTTGTACGATGATTATCGTCAATATTGTCAGCATGGTCGAGTCTACGGGTGTTTATCTGGCAGTAGGCAAGGCGATTGATCAAAAGGTAGAGCAAAAGCAGATCGTCAATGGACTTCGTTCGGAAGGACTTGCGATTATGCTTGGGGGTATTTTTAACGCGTTTCCTTATACAGCCTTCTCGCAAAATGTGGGTCTGATCTCGCTCACACGCGTCAAATCGCGGAACGTTATTTTTGCTGCGGGCGGTATCATGGTTGTTCTCGGTTTGCTGCCTAAGCTGGCTGCTTTAACGACAGTGATTCCTAACGCTGTGCTGGGCGGGGCGATGATCGTCATGTTTGGCTCGGTCGCTGCATCAGGCATGTCTATTTTGTCAGAAGTGGATCTGCGGAAGGAAAGCAATCTGCTGATCGCAGCATGCAGTATTGCCGTGGGCCTAGGCTCTGCCGTTCTGCCACAAATGTTCGACCAGCTGCCGAGCTTTGCCAAAATGCTGCTGCAAAATGGTATCGTTTCGGGCTCGATTACAGCGATTGTCTTGAACATCGTTTTGACGAGAAAACAAGGGGAATCGGTCAAAAGCGTGACGGTTCAGGAGGTTCCACAGAAGGTTTGA
- a CDS encoding xanthine phosphoribosyltransferase, translating into MKVLEERIRQEGQILSDTVLKVDSFLNHQVDTALALEIGKEFARLFGSAPITKVLTIEASGIQFAMATAIALGVPFIYAKKKKAITLNEQVYFAEVHSFTRQETYQVSISQKYLDASDHVLIVDDFLATGAALVGLTDIVKEAGAELAGVGCVIEKIFQEGRGLLEQRGIAVRSLARIASMAPGEVHFIEEAGAVIAPVKENVGC; encoded by the coding sequence ATGAAAGTTTTGGAGGAACGTATTCGTCAAGAAGGACAGATTTTATCTGACACCGTATTAAAGGTAGATTCATTTTTGAATCATCAGGTAGATACAGCATTAGCATTAGAGATTGGTAAGGAGTTTGCACGCCTGTTCGGCAGTGCTCCGATCACCAAGGTGCTTACCATTGAAGCTAGTGGTATTCAATTTGCAATGGCTACTGCTATTGCCTTGGGGGTCCCGTTCATTTATGCAAAGAAAAAGAAGGCCATCACGCTGAATGAGCAGGTATACTTCGCAGAGGTTCATTCGTTCACTCGGCAGGAAACCTATCAGGTGAGTATCTCCCAAAAATATCTCGATGCCAGCGACCATGTGCTGATCGTAGATGATTTTTTGGCAACTGGTGCAGCATTGGTCGGACTTACGGATATTGTAAAGGAAGCAGGAGCGGAGCTGGCCGGGGTTGGCTGTGTGATTGAGAAGATCTTCCAGGAAGGCCGTGGACTGTTGGAGCAAAGAGGCATCGCCGTACGTTCTCTTGCGCGTATCGCTTCCATGGCACCAGGCGAGGTCCATTTTATAGAGGAAGCTGGCGCAGTAATTGCTCCTGTTAAGGAGAATGTGGGATGTTAA
- the rhaB gene encoding rhamnulokinase, protein MNNYLAVDIGASSGRLVGATLQGDQLHLQELHRFNNSFTEKDEHDYWNIDELLNEIIQGLQKAKQKGIHSCTLGIDTWAVDYVLLDQKGNRIHEVYAYRDARTLHAPDRLHQLISREAVYEKTGIQELNFNTLYQLFVHDREQLAQADKILMVPDYLYYRLTGIMINEITNASTMQLLNVNTREFDEDLLSLLQLRRNQFSELAEPGRVLGSLLPELVQKYDLPDCQIILAPTHDTASAVAGVPSQREESWAYISSGTWSLLGMERSEALNTKAAMQANYTNEWGAYGTYRFLKNIMGLWMIQEVRREGGFAHSFAELAELASAEAPFVSLVLCNQSSFLNPDSMTVEIQRFCEETDQPIPRTPGSLARCIFDSLALSYHDALHELQCLTDEKITRLHIVGGGANNELLCQLTADLLGIEVQAGPSESTAIGNIVVQLISSGVLEDLKAAGRTIARSFPTRLYEPQSVEGVQELLDRWEHLKIQATSSIHISQ, encoded by the coding sequence ATGAATAATTATCTTGCTGTTGATATTGGAGCTTCAAGCGGTAGGCTCGTAGGTGCAACTCTGCAAGGTGACCAGCTACACTTGCAAGAGCTTCACCGTTTCAACAACTCCTTTACCGAAAAAGACGAACACGATTACTGGAATATCGACGAACTATTAAATGAGATTATTCAGGGCTTGCAAAAAGCTAAACAGAAGGGGATTCATTCCTGTACGCTCGGCATTGATACATGGGCTGTAGATTACGTGCTGCTTGATCAGAAAGGTAACCGCATTCATGAGGTATACGCTTACCGGGATGCACGTACCCTCCATGCGCCTGACAGGCTGCACCAGCTCATCAGTCGAGAGGCTGTGTATGAGAAAACAGGCATTCAGGAACTAAACTTTAATACCCTGTATCAGCTGTTCGTCCATGATCGGGAACAGCTTGCCCAGGCGGATAAAATATTGATGGTCCCCGATTATCTGTACTATCGCCTGACAGGCATCATGATCAATGAAATCACGAATGCGTCCACGATGCAGCTTCTCAACGTGAACACCCGAGAGTTTGATGAAGACCTGCTGTCCCTGCTCCAACTGCGACGTAATCAGTTTTCAGAGCTCGCAGAACCTGGGCGGGTTCTGGGTTCTCTTTTGCCGGAGCTTGTTCAAAAATACGATCTTCCGGACTGTCAGATCATTCTTGCGCCTACTCACGATACTGCATCGGCCGTTGCAGGTGTCCCGTCACAGCGGGAAGAATCCTGGGCTTATATTAGCAGCGGAACGTGGTCACTACTGGGAATGGAACGATCCGAAGCCTTGAATACCAAGGCAGCCATGCAGGCGAACTACACCAATGAGTGGGGCGCTTACGGTACGTACCGTTTTCTGAAAAATATTATGGGATTATGGATGATTCAGGAGGTTCGAAGAGAGGGCGGCTTCGCACATAGCTTTGCCGAATTGGCCGAACTGGCTTCAGCAGAGGCACCATTTGTCAGTCTCGTCCTCTGTAACCAGTCATCCTTCTTAAACCCGGATAGTATGACCGTTGAAATCCAGCGATTCTGTGAAGAGACAGACCAGCCCATCCCCAGAACGCCGGGCTCACTCGCCCGCTGTATTTTTGACAGTCTGGCCTTAAGCTACCACGATGCCTTACACGAACTGCAATGTTTAACAGACGAAAAGATTACCAGATTGCACATTGTCGGCGGAGGCGCTAACAACGAATTACTATGTCAGCTAACCGCCGATCTCTTGGGAATTGAGGTTCAGGCAGGTCCTTCCGAATCTACGGCCATCGGCAATATTGTCGTGCAATTAATTAGCTCTGGTGTTCTTGAGGATCTCAAGGCTGCGGGCCGAACCATCGCCCGCTCCTTCCCGACTCGGCTATATGAGCCGCAATCGGTGGAAGGCGTGCAAGAACTTTTGGATCGCTGGGAGCACCTTAAGATACAAGCAACATCCTCTATTCACATATCTCAATAA
- the rhaA gene encoding L-rhamnose isomerase produces the protein MNEAIEASYNEAKKLYARHGIQVDDILRKLSQIKISLHCWQGDDVQGFLFKDKQLSGGIAVTGSYPGRAGTPHELRQDLEKALSLIPGKHKVNLHAIYADTTEQVDLDQLEPRHFQNWVDWAKQQGLGLDFNPTLFSHPKAEDGFTLSHKDSEIRDFWITHCKKSRRIAEYFGKELGQPCVTNHWMPDGYKDTPVDRLAPRERLRDALDDIFSEEISEEYNIDAVESKLFGIGSESYVVGSHEFYMGYALTRGKSICLDAGHFHPTEVISNKLSSVLMFTDQLLLHVSRPVRWDSDHVVTMDDELLDIARELVRGELLSRTHIGLDFFDGSINHVAAWVIGTRNTIKALLRAMLEPIEALRQAEEDRDFTTRLALVEEFKSYPFGAIWDYYCAQNSVPVREEWLAEVKNYEQQVLLKR, from the coding sequence ATGAACGAAGCCATTGAAGCCAGTTATAACGAAGCGAAAAAGCTGTATGCCCGCCACGGTATTCAAGTGGACGACATTTTACGGAAGCTTTCACAAATCAAAATATCACTGCACTGCTGGCAGGGAGATGATGTTCAGGGATTCCTGTTCAAAGACAAACAGCTTAGCGGGGGGATTGCCGTAACGGGCAGCTACCCGGGCAGAGCCGGCACGCCGCATGAGTTACGTCAGGATTTAGAAAAAGCTCTATCACTCATTCCGGGTAAACACAAGGTCAATCTGCACGCCATCTATGCGGACACCACAGAACAAGTGGATCTCGATCAACTGGAGCCACGCCATTTTCAGAACTGGGTAGACTGGGCCAAACAGCAAGGGCTTGGGCTTGATTTTAATCCAACCCTGTTCTCCCATCCTAAAGCGGAAGACGGCTTCACACTGAGTCACAAGGATTCGGAAATCCGTGATTTCTGGATCACACACTGCAAAAAATCACGTAGGATTGCCGAGTATTTTGGCAAAGAACTCGGTCAGCCCTGTGTCACAAACCACTGGATGCCGGACGGCTATAAAGATACTCCGGTTGATCGGTTGGCTCCAAGAGAACGTCTGCGTGATGCGCTGGACGACATTTTCAGCGAGGAAATCAGCGAGGAATACAACATCGATGCGGTTGAAAGCAAGCTGTTTGGCATTGGCTCGGAAAGCTATGTCGTGGGCTCACATGAATTCTATATGGGTTACGCCCTGACACGCGGTAAATCTATCTGTCTCGATGCGGGTCACTTCCATCCAACCGAAGTCATTTCGAACAAACTGTCCTCTGTGCTGATGTTCACCGACCAATTATTGCTCCATGTCAGCAGACCGGTTCGCTGGGACAGTGATCATGTCGTGACAATGGACGACGAATTGCTGGACATTGCCCGTGAGCTGGTTCGCGGTGAATTGCTTTCCCGAACCCATATCGGTCTTGATTTCTTTGATGGCAGTATCAACCATGTGGCAGCATGGGTCATCGGAACACGCAACACGATTAAAGCGCTGCTTCGCGCTATGCTCGAACCGATTGAAGCATTAAGGCAGGCGGAAGAGGATCGGGACTTCACCACTCGTCTTGCTCTAGTCGAAGAATTCAAATCGTATCCGTTTGGTGCGATATGGGATTACTATTGCGCTCAAAACAGCGTTCCCGTTCGTGAGGAATGGCTGGCCGAAGTTAAAAACTATGAACAACAAGTACTGTTGAAACGATAA
- the rhaD gene encoding rhamnulose-1-phosphate aldolase, producing MTTVLENQKERKSGLDIPFVREMAEITQNMWKFGWDERNGGNVSYILDEAEVAKYIDIHQVIRTIKPAFPVNELAGKYFIVTGSGKYFKNVIADPEANLGVLRVSQDGEQLEVLWGLKHGAVPTSELPSHFMSHIERLKVDPNHRVVIHNHATHVIAMTFIHSLDENQFTKTLWEMCTECIVVFPDGIGVIPWMVPGSSEIGRETAKKMKDHHAVLWPHHGIFGTGSSIDEAFGLIETIEKAAQIYMLIAHHDIQQRITDQELADLAKAFNVTPKEGILNV from the coding sequence ATGACTACTGTGCTGGAGAATCAAAAAGAACGCAAATCGGGACTGGATATCCCATTTGTTCGCGAGATGGCGGAAATTACACAAAACATGTGGAAATTCGGCTGGGATGAACGCAATGGAGGTAATGTAAGCTATATTCTGGATGAAGCTGAGGTTGCAAAATATATAGATATTCATCAGGTCATTCGGACGATTAAACCTGCTTTCCCGGTGAATGAACTGGCTGGTAAGTATTTTATCGTCACCGGATCAGGAAAATATTTTAAAAACGTAATTGCAGATCCAGAAGCAAACTTAGGGGTCCTTCGTGTCTCCCAGGATGGCGAACAGTTGGAAGTCTTGTGGGGCCTCAAACATGGCGCAGTGCCTACCAGTGAGTTACCTTCCCATTTTATGAGCCACATTGAGCGCTTGAAGGTCGATCCTAACCATCGCGTGGTGATTCATAATCATGCCACCCATGTTATTGCCATGACCTTCATTCATAGTCTGGACGAAAACCAATTCACCAAAACGCTGTGGGAAATGTGTACCGAATGTATTGTCGTCTTTCCAGACGGTATCGGTGTAATCCCTTGGATGGTACCGGGTTCCAGCGAAATCGGCCGCGAAACTGCAAAAAAAATGAAGGATCATCACGCTGTATTATGGCCTCATCATGGCATTTTCGGAACGGGCAGCTCCATTGATGAAGCGTTTGGTCTCATTGAGACGATTGAAAAAGCGGCGCAAATTTACATGCTCATTGCTCACCATGATATCCAGCAACGGATTACAGATCAGGAATTGGCCGATCTAGCCAAAGCCTTCAACGTTACTCCAAAAGAAGGAATCTTGAACGTATAA
- a CDS encoding AraC family transcriptional regulator, with amino-acid sequence MKRAKNEDHFDIVEDHYFTATELEKSSAIWPVRLGMDISKTSCHVGPKAVPYFYLIFVLEGQAEFIYKQQKYRAQKSDLFCFFPHVAHEYYTDHQHPLQKVWIAFEGPKSLALLERIGINPSTPFMANAVSEEILELISNLFSIVHDNNRQGSDLARLIILHQIFEELSRNTSDVLRNFVCSDYWLQQGKDYIEMHYCDRVTIEQIAEHVGVDRAHFSRKFHSTFLISPAKYLQNLKINEAKRLLEQTTYNLSIIAQSIGYTDMSTFSKAFKKTAGIPPREYRFRHQSRQEIRTVNA; translated from the coding sequence ATGAAAAGAGCAAAAAATGAAGATCACTTCGACATCGTGGAAGACCATTATTTCACAGCTACCGAATTGGAAAAGTCCAGCGCCATTTGGCCTGTCAGACTGGGTATGGATATTTCGAAAACAAGCTGCCATGTCGGTCCCAAGGCTGTTCCTTATTTTTATTTGATTTTTGTGCTTGAAGGTCAGGCTGAGTTTATTTATAAGCAACAGAAGTACCGTGCCCAAAAGTCTGATTTATTCTGTTTTTTTCCGCATGTTGCCCATGAATATTACACCGATCACCAGCACCCTTTGCAAAAGGTATGGATTGCCTTTGAGGGACCCAAATCCCTCGCGCTACTGGAGCGGATCGGAATTAATCCCTCCACGCCATTTATGGCTAACGCCGTGAGTGAGGAAATCCTCGAACTTATCTCTAACCTGTTTTCCATCGTACACGACAACAACAGACAGGGCAGCGATCTGGCCCGCTTGATTATACTGCACCAGATCTTCGAGGAGTTGTCCCGCAACACATCTGACGTACTGCGCAACTTTGTATGCTCTGATTATTGGCTCCAGCAGGGGAAAGACTACATTGAAATGCATTATTGTGACCGTGTTACGATTGAGCAAATTGCCGAGCATGTAGGTGTGGATCGTGCCCACTTTTCACGTAAGTTCCATTCCACCTTCCTCATCTCTCCCGCCAAGTATTTGCAAAACCTTAAGATTAACGAAGCCAAAAGATTACTGGAGCAGACAACTTACAATTTGTCGATCATAGCCCAGTCCATCGGCTATACCGATATGTCCACCTTTTCCAAAGCATTTAAGAAAACAGCAGGGATTCCACCGCGTGAGTATCGCTTCCGACATCAGTCCCGGCAAGAGATTCGTACCGTCAATGCCTAG